One Panicum virgatum strain AP13 chromosome 3N, P.virgatum_v5, whole genome shotgun sequence DNA segment encodes these proteins:
- the LOC120665390 gene encoding uncharacterized protein LOC120665390 has protein sequence MGSSGGSSEHFLRQLSSSDGGGGAPRQLLQQEWECGGGSRRGSRRWSRKKARARGHRRGGGFCRAEEAAAAGRKRVMVVVDQSSGAKHAMMWALTHVANKGDFLTLLHVLPPQSGGGGGGGADASALANSLGALCKACKPEVEVEALVIQGPKLSTVLSQVKKLEASVLVLSQRKPSPFCCFMRSSSEAFEEECISRAECLTLAVRRQSKGVGGYLISTRWQKNFWLLA, from the exons ATGGGGAGCAGCGGGGGCAGCAGCGAGCACTTCCTGCGCCAGCTGAGctccagcgacggcggcggcggcgcgccgcgccagctgctgcagcaggagtgggagtgcggcggcggcagcaggcgcgGGTCGCGGCGCTGGTCCCGGAAGAAGGCGAGGGcccgcggccaccgccgcggcggcgggttctgccgggcggaggaggcggccgcggcggggcggaaGCGCGTCATGGTGGTGGTGGACCAGAGCTCCGGCGCCAAGCACGCCATGATGTGGGCGCTCACCCACGTCGCCAATAAGGGCGACTTCCTCACCCTGCTCCACGTCCTGCCGccgcagagcggcggcggcggcggcggcggggcggacgccTCCGCGCTCGCCAACTCCCTCGGCGCGCTCTGCAAGGCCTGCAAGCCTGAG gtggaggtggaggcgcttgtGATCCAGGGGCCCAAGCTGTCGACCGTCCTCAGCCAGGTGAAGAAGCTGGAGGCGTCCGTGCTCGTGCTCAGCCAACGCAAGCCCTCTCCTTTCTGCTG CTTCATGCGGAGCAGCAGCGAGGCGTTCGAGGAGGAGTGCATCAGCCGGGCGGAGTGCCTGACGctggcggtgcggcggcagAGCAAGGGCGTCGGCGGATACCTCATCAGCACCCGGTGGCAGAAGAACTTCTGGCTCCTGgcttga